The following proteins are encoded in a genomic region of Cataglyphis hispanica isolate Lineage 1 chromosome 1, ULB_Chis1_1.0, whole genome shotgun sequence:
- the LOC126850802 gene encoding protein mab-21, whose translation MLVPPDMISSHSRMVYQFNKYFGERVMNRKSQVAKTIQEVCRVVQDVLKEVEVQEPRFISSLTDYNGRFDGLDVISPTEFEIIIYLNQMGVLNFVDDGTLPGCAVLKLSDGRKRSMSLWVEFITASGYLSARKIRSRFQTLVAQACDKCTYRDSVKMIADTTEVKLRIRERYVVQITPAFKCAGLWPRSASHWPIAHIPWPHPNIVAEVKAEGFDMLSKECIGLQGKQSAMEGDAWALSFIDAENRLLQGASRKRCLSILKTLRDRHLDLPGNPVTSYHMKTLLLYECEKHPHEAEWDEGCLAERINGIFLQLISCLQCRRCPHYFLPNLDLFKGKSPSGLENAAKQVWRLTRELLTNSRALEKL comes from the coding sequence ATGCTGGTACCGCCTGATATGATTTCGTCCCACTCCAGGATGGTCTACCAATTCAACAAGTACTTTGGCGAACGTGTGATGAACAGAAAAAGCCAGGTAGCAAAGACTATTCAAGAAGTATGCAGAGTAGTGCAGGACGTTTTGAAAGAGGTGGAAGTGCAAGAACCTCGCTTCATCTCGTCCCTGACGGACTACAACGGTCGGTTCGACGGCCTCGATGTCATCTCGCCGACGGAGTTCGAGATTATCATCTATCTAAATCAAATGGGCGTGCTGAATTTTGTGGACGACGGTACCCTGCCGGGCTGCGCCGTATTAAAACTCAGCGACGGCCGCAAGCGATCCATGTCCCTCTGGGTTGAGTTTATCACCGCGTCCGGCTATCTGTCAGCCCGAAAGATACGCTCGAGATTCCAGACTCTAGTGGCGCAGGCCTGCGACAAGTGCACGTATCGGGATTCGGTAAAGATGATCGCCGACACTACTGAAGTGAAGCTACGGATACGAGAGCGTTACGTGGTGCAGATCACGCCGGCCTTTAAGTGCGCCGGACTCTGGCCCAGGTCGGCCTCTCATTGGCCTATCGCGCATATACCCTGGCCGCATCCCAATATCGTCGCCGAGGTGAAAGCAGAGGGCTTCGACATGCTCTCGAAAGAATGCATAGGTCTGCAGGGCAAACAATCTGCCATGGAGGGCGACGCCTGGGCGTTGTCATTCATCGACGCGGAGAATCGACTGCTGCAAGGCGCGAGCAGGAAGCGTTGCTTAAGTATATTGAAGACTCTAAGGGACCGGCATCTCGATTTGCCGGGTAATCCTGTCACTAGCTATCACATGAAAACTCTTCTGCTCTATGAGTGCGAGAAACATCCTCACGAGGCAGAGTGGGATGAGGGATGCCTGGCCGAGAGGATAAACGGCATCTTTCTGCAGCTGATTTCCTGCTTGCAGTGTCGCAGATGCCCGCACTATTTTCTACCAAATCTCGATCTCTTCAAAGGGAAATCGCCCAGCGGACTGGAGAACGCCGCGAAGCAAGTGTGGAGACTCACCAGAGAATTGCTGACAAATAGCCGCGCGCTCGAAAAGCTGTAA